The nucleotide window CCTGCCAACCCCCCCTGCGACCTCTTTGCTAATTCACAACGAACGAGACCGAGGAGACCTCCTTACCGCCGCTGTCGGTGTCGTGCATCCTCAAGTCGTAGGAGCCGGGAACACCGGGCGCCGAAAAGACCATTGTCCCGGAGGTCATCCCGTTGAGGTACTGGTATGTAAGATCGTACTGGTCGTTTGTTGCCTCGTCCCCGTGGGGAACGTGGGACGGGATAATCCCGATCCAGGCGTTGCTCTGGTACCCAACCGGAGCCGTGAAGGTTACGGTGATGGTCTCCCCCGGTGAATACGAGTACTTATTGAGCACCAAAGACGGCCCTGCGGCCGACGGCTCCGAGGGGGTCACTGGAGCTGACGGCTCTGCAGGGGTTTCCTTATCCTTCGAGCATCCAATGGCGAAAGCCGCCACGATCGCAACGGCGAAAAGCAGGATGACGGCGGCGGTCAGTTTTTTGTTTCTCTTCATTGAGACCTCCAAAAATCTCATGTTTATATTGCTGCATATATATCACATCCCTAAAATTTGTCAATAGGTATAAATAGGGTAAAAAATGTGATGGAACCTCCATTCTCTCAGTTTTTATGATCCGGGGAAATAATTAAAGACCTTTTGGCAGAAATGCTGTATTATTGTTTAGGCAATAGATTGAAAGACCGTCCTGTGAGTGGAAAAAAACCCGGCCCGTTTAACGACACCGAAGCCGCAATAAGGCTGAGAGACCCCGCCTCCGGGGTAGGTGTGGAGTTGAAGCTCACGCTCGATCCGGAGCGGGAGGTCGTCGTCGATGCGAAATATCGGCTGACGGACATGCCGGACGAGGAAAGGGCCGCGGAGCTTATATCAAATCTGATAAGGGAAAAGGGATTCCTTTTCTGCATGACGCTTGCCGGGGATGACCTGATTGAATCGAACGAGGGGCAACGCTCGATACCTCTCTTGCTTACGGCCCTGAAGCTGGCGTTGTCCGAATACATCATGCGGAGATACGCGGTGGAGACCGGGATCGCAAAGGACAGGGGGGAGTTTATCGAGAGTTTCCTCAAGGGCCACCCGATGTACGAGATGTTTGCGGATATCGAATTTATCCAAGAAGATTGAACTGTTCGACAGCAGTGAATGGGAACAGATACAGATATATGAAGAGCTCGACCAGGGGAAGACTCTACCTTGTCAAGAACCTGAACTGCGCCCTCGCGACGGTGGAGGCCCTTCAGGACTTGACGGGTACGCGGGACGATCTAATCCTAAAGGCCGTCACCGGCCTTGAGGGGGGCGTTGTTGCGTCCGGTTCCACCTGCGGAGTCCTGACCGCTGGAGCTATCTTTATAGCGCAATTCTTTGATAAAGAAATAGCTAAAGGCGGCCCGGCGGCCGAGGCGTTGCTCCTTAAGAAAGTGGGGAAATACGTCGATTGGTTCGGGGGGAGGTTCAGGACCACACTTTGCAGTGGGAGATCCAGGGTGGATTTCTACACGGCTTGGGGGCAGATCAGGTATTTCGTTCCCGGCGACAGGCTCTTTCGCTGCATCCGCCACATCGGGGAGAGCGTGAGGTTTGTCGAGGAAAACGTGAAGGCAGGTCTTGATTTTGCGGATTTGTCTCACGAAGCAAAAAACAACATGTCCTGCGCGGGAGAGGTTCTGAGGCGCGTGGACGAGAGGACGGGAATTGGTATTGATATGGGGCCGTTGGAGCGGATCTCCATTGTCCACAACGGCGGCGTGGGCCTTTCGGGCGGGGTCTGCGGGGCGCTGGCCGGCTCTGTGATCGCCGTAAATTCCATCTTTGGGATGGACGTGAGGAGCTCGAACTTTCCCCGAAACGTCCGGGACTTCATCGTCGGGCACCTAAACCTGATCTTGAAAAGGCCGGTGGGGATGCCGGAGCCCTTCGGCCTCGGCAGGGAGATCGTCTCCGAGTTCAAGAGAGAGGCCGGCTCCGTAAATTGCTCGGAGATCGTCAGGAGGAAGTTTCGCGACCTCGCCGACTTCGAGGCCTTTTATCCGAAAAGCGACAGGTGCCACAAGCTGATAGATTTCGCTTCGGAGATCTCATGCAGGACTATTGAAAAATGGAGCCATAAGGGGAGTATATGATGTCAAGCACGAGTTCCTATATCGAAAAACTGCTGCTTTCCCACCTGATGACGGAGCCGGTGATTCGCGAGGCGGTTGATTGGCTCGATCTTCCCGTGGACAGCCGCGGCCTCGATGCGGGGTGCGGGATCGGCCTCCACCTCCCAATAATGTTGGACGCCGTCGGAAAGAACGGGCACGTCACCGGCCTCGACATCTCCCGCGAGTTTCTCGACTACGGCGAGGTGATGCTGACGGAAAAGGGTCTTGTCGGAAGGTTTTCCCTCAAGCAAGGGGGCGTTGAAAGACTCCCTTTCAATGACGATCAATTCGACTGGGCGTGGAGCTGTAACCTCGTGGGGTATTATTCCGGCCACGAGCCGGTTCCCTCCCTTAAGGAGCTGTCGCGCGTTGTGAGGCCGAACGGCACGGTAGCCGTTATCTTCTGGTCTTCCCAGCAGCTGCTGCCCGGTTACCCGATGATCGAGGCGAGGCTCAACGCAACCTCCGCGGGGATCGCTCCCTTCAGCGCGGGGATGGACCCAAAATCGCACTCCATTAGGGGACTGGTCTGGTTTCGGGATGCCGGCTTGAAGGACGCCGCCGTCAAGACCTTCTTGGGTGAGGTTCGCCCGCCCTTGTCGGACAAAATGAAAGACGCGATGGCCTCGCTCTTCGATATGCGCTGGGGCGGGGCGAGGTCGGAGGTGGCGGAAGAGACCTGGGGCGAGTACCTGCGCTTAACCGAGCCGGGGTCGGCCGACTTCATCCTGAACCTCGATGACTATTACGCCTTTTTCACATATACGATGTTTTGGGGCGTTGTATAACGACGTAACAATTATTCAAGGGATCAGCTGAAAAGATATTTTATCCTATCTATTATCTTCTAGACCTGTTGTGTTTTCTACAAAGTAATCGTCCATTCTCTATTGAAGTAGGCCCACCTTCATTCCATTTAATTATATGATCAGCATCAGCTTCTCTGAAATCACCAAATCTTTCTTTGCATCTTTCATTATTTTCAATCCATTCGCATTGCATTTCTGCTCTATCCCAGATTGCAATTTTCTGTGCTTCTGTAAAGGATCTTTGCCTATCCTTTAGAGAAATAGAAGGGTATTTCCTAAATATAAAGGACATTAATATTTGATGTCGTTTATTGATACGATTTTTTGCATACCCTGCATTACTTAAAGCAGATGTGAATGACAACCATGGTAATTCACCTGGATTATTAGTTCTTTCGCTTTCAAATTCTTTAATTATTTCAGTAAAAGAGAATTCCTTAGGGATAGCATAATCTTCTGTTATTTCCTTCCAAGCTTTAAAAAAACTTAGAATTAAAAAACACTTTTTAGTTGAGGAAGAATAATCTTATGACCTGATTCTTCTATTTCAACTGCTTTTTGGAATTGACCTAATACTTTTACAAATTGCCTTTTTTCTTGGTCAGTAATAGTTGTAGATTTATCAAGATAAAGAGTTTCTAAACTACTCCAATGTTTATCCTGGCCCGGATATACAAATTCGTGTAAAAGTATATCACATAAGTTTCTATGTGCTTTACGGTAATTTTTAATATTTATTTTTTGAAAAAAAGGATGTTTTGAGGGAGTCTCTATTTCTTCAATATCGTCACTTGTTAGTGTTAGTTTACTTGTCATTTCAGTTACAAAATTACACAACTTACCGCCTAAAGCAGCTCTTATCTCTGTTTTATTAAGAGGTTTCCCTCCTTGAAGTTTTACAAAGATATCCATTGCCGTTTTTTCGTCGAGATTTTCGTATTCTACAATAGTGGTTTCATAATCATCATAATTTTCTCGATATTCTATATCAAGTTGTCTATATCCTTTTTCCTCATCCCCTTCGAGTAGTTTATATTTTTTATTCTTTAATTCATCTGGAATGAATTTTAAATTTGGAATTGGTACTGAACCTTCATAAAAATCCCTAATAGCAGTTAATCTTTGACGCCCGTCAATAGGTACACGAATACCACTCTTTTTCTTCCACAACACCATCATTCCAATAGGGTAGTTTCTTAAAATGCTGTATGCAAGAAGTCCTTTATCTTCTTCAGTCCATACAATTTGACGCTGCCAAGAAGGCACATCCATATCATAAACTGAAATTAGTATATTTCGTTCAGACTCCCTACTTGCGTTTAATCTTGTAATAAGTTTTTTTATTGTACGAAATTCGACAGGTCTTGGACTGTTAACCAACATTTTTAATCTCCTATTATAAAAAGTCTAATTAAAAAAGCTTAGAAATTGGTTCTTATTCAAAGTAATTAGTATATACTAATAAAGCCCGGACTACAAGCCCTGGCCGTGAATTTTTTTACTTTTATTTAAGTTACTTCTTGTCCATGCACAGCGTATGCGTAAAATCCCTAAAGCCGCTCTTTCTCCAGAAGGAATTACCTATCTCGTTTCCGGGAAGAACGTTCAGCTGAATCCTGTCGATACCCCTGGAGTCGAACCATTCGTGCATTTTCTTTAGGATCGCCGTTCCCACACCCCTTCTTCGATACGTCGATCTCACCGCGAGGCTGTCGATAAAGCCGTACCTCTCCGTTTTAAGAACCGGGGGATGGTTGGATATGAAGACGATGGAATAGCCGATCACCCTGTCTTCGTCAAGCGCCACGAGAACGGCGGCATCGTCGGAATCGATCCTCTCCCTCAAATAGTTCTCGAAATGCTCGTGGCCGTCGTCGCGCCTTTCAAGGAAGGGGTCGATGTCGCTGTGGAAGTCCATGAA belongs to Candidatus Zymogenus saltonus and includes:
- a CDS encoding C-GCAxxG-C-C family protein, with protein sequence MKSSTRGRLYLVKNLNCALATVEALQDLTGTRDDLILKAVTGLEGGVVASGSTCGVLTAGAIFIAQFFDKEIAKGGPAAEALLLKKVGKYVDWFGGRFRTTLCSGRSRVDFYTAWGQIRYFVPGDRLFRCIRHIGESVRFVEENVKAGLDFADLSHEAKNNMSCAGEVLRRVDERTGIGIDMGPLERISIVHNGGVGLSGGVCGALAGSVIAVNSIFGMDVRSSNFPRNVRDFIVGHLNLILKRPVGMPEPFGLGREIVSEFKREAGSVNCSEIVRRKFRDLADFEAFYPKSDRCHKLIDFASEISCRTIEKWSHKGSI
- a CDS encoding DUF262 domain-containing protein, with protein sequence MLVNSPRPVEFRTIKKLITRLNASRESERNILISVYDMDVPSWQRQIVWTEEDKGLLAYSILRNYPIGMMVLWKKKSGIRVPIDGRQRLTAIRDFYEGSVPIPNLKFIPDELKNKKYKLLEGDEEKGYRQLDIEYRENYDDYETTIVEYENLDEKTAMDIFVKLQGGKPLNKTEIRAALGGKLCNFVTEMTSKLTLTSDDIEEIETPSKHPFFQKINIKNYRKAHRNLCDILLHEFVYPGQDKHWSSLETLYLDKSTTITDQEKRQFVKVLGQFQKAVEIEESGHKIILPQLKSVF
- a CDS encoding HNH endonuclease → MSFTSALSNAGYAKNRINKRHQILMSFIFRKYPSISLKDRQRSFTEAQKIAIWDRAEMQCEWIENNERCKERFGDFREADADHIIKWNEGGPTSIENGRLLCRKHNRSRR
- a CDS encoding GNAT family N-acetyltransferase produces the protein MKKRIDIPVVPAADSHIPEVVEIWKEFMDFHSDIDPFLERRDDGHEHFENYLRERIDSDDAAVLVALDEDRVIGYSIVFISNHPPVLKTERYGFIDSLAVRSTYRRRGVGTAILKKMHEWFDSRGIDRIQLNVLPGNEIGNSFWRKSGFRDFTHTLCMDKK
- a CDS encoding methyltransferase domain-containing protein — translated: MSSTSSYIEKLLLSHLMTEPVIREAVDWLDLPVDSRGLDAGCGIGLHLPIMLDAVGKNGHVTGLDISREFLDYGEVMLTEKGLVGRFSLKQGGVERLPFNDDQFDWAWSCNLVGYYSGHEPVPSLKELSRVVRPNGTVAVIFWSSQQLLPGYPMIEARLNATSAGIAPFSAGMDPKSHSIRGLVWFRDAGLKDAAVKTFLGEVRPPLSDKMKDAMASLFDMRWGGARSEVAEETWGEYLRLTEPGSADFILNLDDYYAFFTYTMFWGVV